A region of Thermodesulfobacteriota bacterium DNA encodes the following proteins:
- a CDS encoding histidine phosphatase family protein: MLQAVLRRLIEHVGALPGDVCGTLTPHIPGPRPDLRTAAAIAAAVWACLLCAVPGASAEAESELWAALRSGGHAALLRHAVAPGTGDPPGFVLGDCGTQRNLSEEGREQAKRIGALLRANGISSARVFASQWCRCLETARLLGLGPVAELPALNSFFANPEHGAEQTRALREWLAGQPSGDPVVLVSHQVNITALTGVFPRSGELVVLRRTPSGHLEMAGTIQPP; the protein is encoded by the coding sequence ATGCTTCAGGCCGTGTTGCGTCGGCTGATCGAACACGTCGGGGCCCTCCCCGGGGACGTCTGCGGCACGTTGACTCCGCACATCCCCGGCCCTCGTCCGGACCTGAGAACTGCGGCGGCGATCGCCGCGGCGGTGTGGGCCTGCCTGCTCTGCGCGGTCCCCGGGGCCTCTGCGGAGGCCGAGTCCGAGCTCTGGGCGGCGCTTCGTTCGGGAGGGCACGCGGCGCTGCTGCGGCACGCGGTTGCCCCCGGCACCGGAGACCCTCCGGGGTTCGTCCTCGGCGACTGCGGCACCCAGCGAAACCTCTCCGAAGAAGGCCGCGAACAGGCGAAGCGGATCGGGGCGCTCCTTCGCGCCAACGGCATCTCCTCGGCCCGGGTGTTCGCCAGCCAGTGGTGCCGATGCCTCGAGACGGCGCGGCTCCTCGGGCTCGGCCCGGTTGCGGAGCTTCCCGCCCTGAACTCCTTTTTTGCCAATCCAGAGCACGGCGCGGAGCAGACGCGGGCGCTGCGGGAGTGGCTTGCCGGCCAGCCCTCCGGCGACCCTGTGGTACTGGTCAGCCATCAGGTCAACATCACGGCGCTTACGGGAGTCTTCCCCCGCTCCGGTGAGCTCGTGGTGCTGCGCCGGACCCCGTCCGGTCATCTCGAGATGGCGGGGACCATTCAGCCCCCATGA